Part of the Sander lucioperca isolate FBNREF2018 chromosome 1, SLUC_FBN_1.2, whole genome shotgun sequence genome is shown below.
TTGCTGTTATTATAAATCAAACTGAATCATATTTATCATTTTAGAGGTGAATGACAGTGAGCACATGatctgatttgtttttaaaggtcaaATGTGTCCAATTAAAAGCCCCAAATTATTTGTTTTACCCCACTTTTCAAACTATGCTAAATATATAGTTCATGAACGGTGTCCGGAGGAAGCACGAAAGTCTAAATCCACCCTATAAAGCAGAATTTATGTCTTGGATTGTTTAGTGAACAAGTCTTGCTTAAATCCAGCTGCAAATAAGACAAACCCATCTGAGACATCATCAAAGCAATACTTAATCAAACTGTGCATTCAAATGTATCAAAGacattaaaaatgtatcaaaGACAGACATTTATAAGCTCTGATGTCTCTCAAATCCTAAAAAAAAGGATATAACaatcttttaaaatgttaatttttcttgtttaaaagtaAAATGGCAGTAGAGCAGAGATTCTAGAAACCGAGAAGGGACATTTTGTCTTTATAGGAGTCCTATATTCTAGGCAAGTAggctttatgtattttaattagCCAAATTTCCTTTACTAAGGCTAGCAGCCAAAGGCTTGTGTTAGATGAAGCAAAGGTTGGCCTACCCTTGTCCTTAAATAAGGGTTTGTCAGTGATTAGCTGGGTGCATAGACATCCTAGTGACTGTGCATTCTGCATTTTACCCAAGGGAAATGTTTGTCAAATAATGAAGCTTTGATGATGGCAGTTGGTTTAAAGCAGAGTGCTCATGGGATTTTCAAGTTGGGTTTCACTTGGACTTTGGTTCTTGTAGTTTGGGGGGTTTTGGGTAGCTGCTAGTGCCGAAGTGTGTATTTTGTGGCCTTCAGCTTCAAGAAAAAATTTTTgggaatatttttattttagtagCAGTTACTAAAGTGTCATGGCTCTAATGGAGATAAAGCATTGTGTGTATGTAAGAATTTAAAGAAATGTGTAAAGAAAGCTCTTTTATTAAGAATGGAGCAGTTTTTTTACTCATATTTTGGGTGCAAATAATGGAGCCCCAAAACTGACAAAAGGTAACCGCACGAGTCAAAACTATAAATTATGtgttaatataaataaaatagaacaCATAAATTGTTCgctaaattattaaaattgaTTGATGGAAAATTATTAAACAACTACTTTGatagtttaaagtgcccatattatgaaaaaatcactttttctgggaatattttgtgtctctggtgcttccacacgcatacaaacttatATCAAAAAAATacccatgctgttttgagtgagatactggtttctgaatgtgtcctgccttcagtctccgggtgagctgttcaaaatctgcacggctttttacgtaactagccgagacgaggggcctagggggttAACCGCgctagctagcatgctagctcgttctcaatggcaaaacactgctacaacacacacaaattcaccctaatctacaaaataaattgtatagaactacttacgtgtccctgttctgcaggtattccacccaaagttggaagtgtgccctcatttagaagaagtctcccggctaatcctgccttgtacaggccgaagttgcagaaacagctagctagctcatgtaatcttAACCTAGCTACTGCGtttgtgcgactgacaacaaagatcttacagaagttgagaggtctcactctgtagctaaaacagagacctgacacagggtgaaaagaggatctgcagcagtatgcagtacaacaaaaatatggtattttttgaaaattaaaccatgtaaacctattctgatacaatctcaaattacaattatgaacctaaaaatgagcataatatggccactttaagtcgattaatcgttttgagtcattttttaaataaagaatgCCAAAATTCTCTGgatccagcttctcaaatgtgaatattttctattttccttAGTCTGctatgatagtaaactgaatatctttgagttttggactgtaGGTTGGGACAAAACAAGTCATTTGCCACCTTGCGCATTGTTTTAAccattttaaagaaaaacaactaaGCGGTCagttgatattttttatttttttttaataatcattcGTTGTAGCCCTcgctaaaaaatatatatatatatatattaaatgtgTTATTACTTTTCCTTTGACCGCCAATCTGTTTAAAAAGCAGAAAGCTACTTTTTGCATTTTAGCTTAGTTTGTTTAAAAAGAgccattaaagcaacactagagaacttttcccacttcggtccccctacaggttggaagtggaattgtccattacattacattatgcaagtttgccagatcaggtagcggatctgtagttcaaatgaactggacaatgtaatgtaatggacaattccgcttccaacctgtaggggggccaaagcgggaaaagttctctagtgttgctttaaatcacTCACTCGTTTACAAAGTGTAAAAGATAACactgaataataaagtttgcaACATAATTGACAAGGCTGGTGCTCAGTGTGTTTAGCCACCAGGGTTTTCagttaagctagctagctagccacgCAGTCCTGTAAATTTCTTCACAAATGGTACACATAGACCTACACACATATTAGcgatttgcttttttttaactgatttgAGGTTAAAATAAAGTTCCTTTTTACACTAAATTTTTTTAACGGACAGTATTGTGTGTTCAGTTGTATATTTGACTCATCTGATAATACTACATTTTGTCAGTTTCTGGGCTCCATATAAACTAGAACATAAAATTGGAAAACGGATGTTTGTTACTTTGCATGTGAAAGTTTGGTTGGCTGTTCTAATAAGTTTGTTCGATGGTGACTTTCCCCCTTTTTGGGCAAAGATAAATGTGATAATAACCATAGGCATCAATGCCATAGTCGATTCAAATATGTATTGTCTACATACCCTCTACATTTCCCGTACTTACTCATACTGCCGCTGTGTTAAATCATAATGTGTACTGTTATTTGCTGATTCTCTACTTTATAATGTAAACACTATGTCTTAGTGTACAGTGTCTGGTGTACAAAGACCATGTGTAGGCAGTAGTTGTCAAGTTAAGCTATATTAAAATACTAAAAACCGTACAAGGCCGATAGTGTCTAGAGGTGCTAATACCATTAGactgtattttctgtcttttattgtattattgacTAGTGTTTGCTGTCTGTAACACAGCAGAGCGTAATGAAATCATTTCAATATTAAACAGTATAGATATATTATTGCAAATGGAGAtgtgtgctgtttttttgtttcttaaCTGTATCATGTTCCCGCCATGCTCTCTGAAGGCAGCTACATTATGACTTTGCTGCCATCTGTTGAGAAATTCACAACTTCTTTCCAACACATTTCCATGACTGCTGAGACAGTGTTTGGTGCTAAATACTTGCATTTTATTCCATTACAGTGCAAAAAATGTCAACAGCCTACAGATTGTTTACAGTTTTACAATCTCAATCAGATTTAAATCACTGAAACGCACGTATATAAAAATGTCTTCAATCAAATAGGAGAATTGTGTTTGATATTAAGCCAAAAGTATAGCTACATAGTTAGAGCTGCTATCATagtgtaaaataaaacaaactgaacACTACAGTAAGCTGATAATTAACAACTCTGCTAATGTCAGATGTCACTGTGCACAAATTTTTGTTAACAAGCAGGGACTGGAAGGGGGTTTACATCTTGGTGAGACGCAGGGTGTTGAGGCGGACCCCCAGAATAGTGGCCCCTGAAGCATACTGGATTTCTTTGAGTATCCCATTccacttcctctctgtctcGTCAAACCTGAGGAGGTTATCAGACTCTGTTCATGAAAGGTAAAACTTGGACATACACTGAAAATCTAGCAATCAACAGTGCATACTCTGGCATTGTTTGTACATATCATGAATAACAATATACCATTTTTGGCTAAATTAACATTACAGAACAAATggttaacaattatttatgaAGCTAAAAATAAGACTCCGTTTTACTTTCTGTTAACATGTAGTCCAATGTGACAAAGGGCAACAAAGAGCGctatggatgaatgaatgaacgtGTCTGTTATGACCCACCTCCAGATGTCGTTCATCTCTTTGGGAACGATCTCGTTGCTGTCCTCCAAAGGCATCATGGCGAAACCTCCTACAGCGTACAGCAAGCCAGCCACAGACACCAGGTTCAGAGAGCTACGCTCCTGGGGAAATGCTACAAAGTCTGACCACctgaaaaatgtaaacacacacacacacacacacacacacacacacacacacacacacaaacacacacatttttaagcTAAATTTAACCTTTTAAGTGTTTTTTCCTCATGGAAAAAAACTGCTTTAAAATTGAGGTAGTTATGTAAAATGTGGCAAACAACAGGTAAACAGCAGTACAATGTCTTCAGTGTGATTTTTCCTTTCTGCAAAGTTCATATTCAGAACAGCGCACTAAATCACAGGAACTCACTTGTTGGTAGCGATGTTGTACACCTCCACAGTGTCTGTCAGCCCAGTGTCGGTGACTCCTGCTGCCACATATATTTTGTCCTTATGAACGATGGCTCCGAATAAAGAACGTGCAACCTTCATGGGTGCGAGCTCCTTCCATTCAAATTTCCTGGCGTCATATGCACACATCTTCTTCAGACAGGTCCTTTTCAGAACAGAGACAAAGAACATAGTGTATCTGAGGTCCTAGTGGTCTCTTAATATGACCTTTATTAAGAAAATTACCCCTGTTCCATGTGTTGCTGGGTTAAAGAATATAGCCTTCACACTTGCCAAAGATGGATATTAATGCTTTGATTCCACTTAATACTCACTTGGTGTCTCCCTTTCCTCCGATCACATAAACAACATCATTGTGGGTTACAGTTGCATGTCCATAGACCGGATAAGGAAGTGACTCTGATTCACCCCATTTAAAAGATCTGTAAAGGTGTAAATGAATTAGGATTCAGTGCTGAGAACAGCAGTCCATTAAATGGTTTACAATTAACTTTGACTTGAACTCACTGTCGGTCATAGACCAAAACTGAGTCCAGCGTGTGCTCCTGCTCCTTCAGTTCCCTCCCTCCCAAAACAAAGATGAAGTTCTCAGCCTCGGCCAGCCCAAACAGGAAGCGGGGAGACGGGAGAGGAGGCATccccagccaatcagcactAACCGGGTCATACTGAGGTCACAGGAGGTCAAACATTTGTGAATGGGGTTATGTCTAGTATATACAAGTGTACATGCTGTAGTAGGTAGGTAGATGCACTCAGGTTACACCCCCTAACATCCAATGTTCCACTTTTAATTTCCCTGTATGTTGCTAAATGTTTAAGGCTGTCAAACCCTTATTGTTCCACCTTCATTGAAGctaaattacatttacattgagTGTGATATCTAAACACAACACACCATGATTTGTTTGGCTGCACTATTTCATCAAAACAGATATATTCTAGATGGCCTCATTTTATCCATGTTTTCCCAGAATTCACCCTGACATATTTGGTATCTTTGGAAACTTTGAGATCACCATtagaacataaaataaaatgttgtggGTTTAAACACAACCACCAGGACACAACAGCTTTTAAAAGGTTTAATACAAATATTGAGCATCATTCAGCAGTAGAGGGGGCATATTATTTGTTGCATCACGTTAAAATCTTTAGCAATAGAggtaaaatataaatgttacACTGTTAAATAATACTTTCTCCTCTTTCAAATCTGTATTTGCCTACCTGTAGGAAATAAGAACACAGTGGATCTTCTTTGTTCTGTTCATCAAAAAATAATCCTCCTGCCACAAAGATCTGGTTCTCCTTGGTGACCAGGCTTATGTGGTTCTTGGGGACCTGTGTGGAAAGTGATGCTACGAAGCACTCGTTCCCTGTGGGGTCGTAGGCCACAGCGCCTGCCTCATTCACCATTAGTATCAAGTTCCTGACAAACATGCCAAATCGCAGGGTGTCATTCAGGATGCCTGGGAGAAGACTTTCttctatttcttcttcttcttctgctgtaTCCTCATTCTTTCCATCTTTCTCTGC
Proteins encoded:
- the klhl40b gene encoding kelch-like protein 40b; protein product: MALPINPMDEPRLYQQTLLQDGLFDMLENEKLVDCVLKIKDKEFPCHRLVLCACSSYFRSIFLSDLEESKKKEIVLEDVEPGVMGLVLKYLYTSKINVTEQNVQDIFAVANVYQIPSIFTVCVSFLQKRLSLSNCLAIFRLGLMLDCPRLAISARNYACERFQLISRDEEFLQLLPSELAAILANDNLNVEKEEAVFEALMNWMSRDTESREKDLPGLLDCVRLRLVDEDYLKEKVEKHKLISCNPELQQKLQLVRDALAGKMPEVKKSKSKKENGGAEKDGKNEDTAEEEEEIEESLLPGILNDTLRFGMFVRNLILMVNEAGAVAYDPTGNECFVASLSTQVPKNHISLVTKENQIFVAGGLFFDEQNKEDPLCSYFLQYDPVSADWLGMPPLPSPRFLFGLAEAENFIFVLGGRELKEQEHTLDSVLVYDRQSFKWGESESLPYPVYGHATVTHNDVVYVIGGKGDTKTCLKKMCAYDARKFEWKELAPMKVARSLFGAIVHKDKIYVAAGVTDTGLTDTVEVYNIATNKWSDFVAFPQERSSLNLVSVAGLLYAVGGFAMMPLEDSNEIVPKEMNDIWRFDETERKWNGILKEIQYASGATILGVRLNTLRLTKM